In Candidatus Neomarinimicrobiota bacterium, one DNA window encodes the following:
- a CDS encoding acyl-CoA dehydrogenase family protein, whose amino-acid sequence MKQYFQDEHYMLQDMVRDFAANEVAPIAETLDREERFPLELIPKLAELGLLGIPFPEEYGGAGMDTLAYTLVIEELAKVDSSVAITVAAHISLGTSPIFLFGNEDQKNAHLSNLISGKYLACFGLTEPEAGSDAGGTKTTAVRDGDEWVINGSKNFITNAGYSGVCNLTAVTDPDAKRPGGVSVFMVDPKTPGFIIGPPEKKMGWRGSDTRALTFENMRVPSNALLGELDVGFSHMMTALVGGRISVAALSLGLAEGALQAAIKYADEREAFGKKIHRFQGVGLQLAEMATEIEAARHLVYHASYVKDHGGNVVKAAAMAKLKASETAVRATNMAVQVHGGYGYIKEFQVERFFRDAKVLTIGEGTSEVQKLVILKQLMKGL is encoded by the coding sequence ATGAAACAATACTTTCAGGATGAGCATTATATGCTCCAGGACATGGTTCGTGATTTTGCTGCCAATGAAGTTGCGCCAATCGCTGAAACCCTTGACAGGGAGGAACGCTTCCCCCTGGAACTTATTCCCAAACTGGCGGAGTTAGGACTCCTGGGAATTCCCTTCCCCGAGGAATATGGTGGTGCTGGTATGGATACGCTGGCCTATACTCTGGTCATTGAGGAGTTGGCCAAAGTTGATTCATCCGTTGCCATTACTGTGGCTGCCCACATCTCATTAGGCACCAGCCCAATTTTTCTGTTTGGGAATGAGGATCAAAAAAATGCCCATCTTTCCAATCTGATCTCCGGCAAATATCTGGCTTGTTTTGGTTTGACCGAACCAGAGGCTGGGTCCGATGCAGGTGGCACAAAGACTACTGCTGTAAGAGATGGGGATGAATGGGTAATTAATGGTTCTAAAAATTTTATCACCAATGCTGGTTACTCAGGAGTGTGCAATTTAACCGCAGTGACTGATCCTGATGCCAAACGTCCAGGTGGGGTTTCTGTATTCATGGTTGATCCAAAAACACCAGGTTTCATTATTGGCCCACCTGAAAAGAAAATGGGCTGGCGTGGGTCGGATACGCGTGCTTTGACCTTTGAAAATATGAGAGTTCCATCCAACGCGTTGCTAGGAGAACTGGATGTTGGATTTAGTCACATGATGACCGCATTGGTCGGAGGTCGCATCAGTGTGGCGGCCCTGTCTCTTGGTCTGGCTGAAGGTGCCCTCCAGGCTGCAATAAAATATGCCGATGAGCGTGAAGCATTTGGGAAAAAGATACATCGCTTCCAGGGCGTGGGATTGCAGCTTGCTGAAATGGCCACGGAGATTGAAGCAGCGAGACATCTGGTTTACCATGCGAGTTATGTGAAAGATCATGGCGGAAATGTAGTAAAAGCTGCTGCGATGGCTAAATTAAAGGCCTCTGAAACTGCTGTACGGGCAACCAATATGGCCGTACAAGTGCATGGCGGTTATGGATACATAAAAGAATTTCAGGTTGAACGGTTCTTCCGTGATGCCAAAGTGCTCACCATTGGTGAAGGGACGTCAGAAGTTCAAAAACTTGTGATTTTGAAGCAGCTTATGAAAGGGTTATAA
- a CDS encoding ketoacyl-ACP synthase III, whose product MRKAYIDAIGMYVPENVVTNQDLEKLMDTSDEWIRERSGIQERHHVDGECTTDLALKATEEALEKAGMQAEDVEHIIFSTMASDYFTPGGGPMMTRRLGIPGTPALDIRMACSGFLYGLSISKAFIESGAYNNILLITSEVQSVALDFTTAGRDTAVLFGDGAAATIIKATDEDRGLLSVKTHSDGRYAEDLMLRTPSTLDNPFLTKELLDKGYGQVVMNGRTVFKHAITKFPQVISEALEAAGVEKSEVKLVVPHQANLRITEAVANRLELEMHKVVYSNIHKYGNTTSASIPIALYEAMQEGKINRGDIIVVASFGAGFTWGASVMRW is encoded by the coding sequence ATGCGAAAAGCTTACATCGATGCGATCGGGATGTATGTCCCTGAAAATGTAGTAACCAACCAGGATTTGGAAAAATTAATGGATACCTCAGATGAGTGGATCCGTGAGAGAAGTGGTATCCAGGAGCGTCACCATGTGGATGGAGAATGCACAACTGATCTGGCATTGAAAGCTACCGAAGAGGCACTTGAGAAGGCTGGCATGCAGGCAGAGGATGTGGAGCATATCATCTTCTCAACCATGGCGAGCGACTACTTCACGCCAGGTGGCGGTCCCATGATGACCAGACGTCTGGGTATTCCTGGAACCCCTGCCCTGGACATTCGTATGGCCTGCTCAGGATTTTTGTATGGACTATCCATTTCCAAGGCATTTATCGAGTCGGGGGCCTATAATAATATCCTGCTGATTACCTCCGAAGTTCAGTCTGTGGCCCTTGATTTTACCACTGCGGGTCGAGATACAGCAGTCCTGTTTGGCGATGGTGCTGCAGCGACTATCATTAAGGCTACAGATGAAGATAGAGGATTGCTATCAGTAAAGACCCACTCAGATGGTCGTTATGCCGAGGATCTCATGCTACGCACACCCTCAACTCTGGATAACCCGTTTTTGACAAAAGAATTGTTAGATAAGGGTTATGGTCAGGTCGTGATGAACGGTCGAACCGTATTCAAACATGCCATCACCAAATTCCCACAGGTGATATCTGAAGCCCTGGAAGCAGCGGGTGTTGAGAAGTCTGAAGTAAAACTGGTGGTTCCTCACCAGGCCAATCTGCGCATCACTGAGGCGGTGGCCAATCGATTAGAGCTTGAAATGCACAAAGTTGTGTATTCTAATATTCATAAGTACGGAAATACCACATCAGCTTCTATACCAATTGCCCTATATGAAGCCATGCAGGAGGGAAAGATCAACCGCGGTGATATCATTGTGGTAGCCTCATTCGGAGCAGGTTTTACCTGGGGTGCGTCGGTAATGAGGTGGTAG
- the recJ gene encoding single-stranded-DNA-specific exonuclease RecJ gives MEKIWIIQDSPLGEIENLTTSLGVSPVVGGLLWRRDLRTIDEAREFFNPSISHLHDPFLMLNMDIAVDEISKCLDAHAPILVYGDYDVDGTTAASLLHLFLQSVGAKSEFYIPDRNTEGYGVSHKGIDYAAEIGAKLIITCDCGITAVEQVEYAKQLGVNMMITDHHIPDDELPAAVAILNPKQGDCNYPNKNLCGAGVAFKLTQAIAKRHELPDEQALQFLDLAAIGTAADIVKVTGENRIIVNEGLKLISRGSRPGIIALKKVAGITRDEVTVADVLFGLGPRINAVGRLGEAMRAVRLMTSTTQSEAKELSAVLNSENEVRKTVEGKIFDEAVRLSNAKYDPREKRSLVLYHEGWHHGVIGIVASKLKERYFVPTVIIAVNDGVGKASARSISGFDLHAAFSECADLLLSFGGHTMAAGMSIDPVNLEAFEKRFQEVAMAQVTEEMMRPRLKIESIIEFSDINSQLMETLRRLAPYGPGNMRPLFASQNLEVIGYPRPKIVGKNHLKLKVRQGRTILDAIGFGMAESLELLYSQKNLEMAYVLAENEWQGRKTIQLELKDIRVMA, from the coding sequence ATGGAAAAAATCTGGATCATTCAAGATAGTCCCCTAGGGGAAATAGAGAATCTCACAACTTCTCTGGGCGTTTCGCCAGTGGTTGGTGGACTCCTCTGGCGCCGTGATTTACGCACCATAGATGAGGCTCGTGAATTTTTTAACCCCTCCATTTCCCACTTACATGATCCCTTCCTCATGCTCAACATGGACATCGCCGTAGATGAGATTTCAAAGTGTCTTGATGCGCATGCACCCATACTGGTTTATGGGGATTATGATGTGGATGGTACCACGGCTGCATCACTATTACACTTGTTTTTGCAATCTGTTGGTGCAAAATCGGAATTTTATATCCCCGATAGAAACACGGAAGGATACGGCGTATCCCATAAGGGTATTGATTATGCAGCTGAGATTGGTGCAAAACTGATTATTACATGTGATTGCGGTATTACAGCCGTTGAGCAGGTTGAATACGCCAAACAGCTCGGTGTGAATATGATGATTACAGATCATCATATTCCTGATGATGAATTACCCGCTGCAGTGGCAATATTGAACCCCAAACAAGGTGATTGTAATTACCCCAACAAGAATTTATGCGGGGCCGGTGTAGCATTTAAACTCACTCAGGCCATTGCAAAGAGACATGAGCTCCCAGATGAACAAGCACTCCAGTTTCTTGATCTCGCAGCCATTGGAACAGCTGCGGATATAGTTAAGGTAACCGGAGAAAACCGAATTATTGTTAATGAAGGTTTGAAATTGATCAGCAGGGGAAGCCGGCCTGGAATTATCGCCCTGAAGAAAGTGGCAGGAATAACCAGGGATGAAGTCACCGTTGCCGATGTCCTATTTGGGCTAGGACCTCGAATCAATGCTGTTGGTCGCTTAGGAGAAGCCATGCGGGCAGTGCGCCTCATGACATCCACCACCCAGTCTGAGGCAAAAGAATTATCCGCTGTTCTCAACTCAGAAAATGAGGTTCGTAAGACGGTTGAAGGCAAAATATTTGATGAAGCGGTACGTCTCTCCAATGCAAAATATGACCCCAGAGAAAAACGATCGCTGGTCCTTTATCACGAGGGTTGGCATCACGGTGTGATTGGAATCGTTGCTTCGAAGCTAAAGGAGCGATACTTCGTACCCACTGTAATTATCGCGGTAAACGACGGTGTGGGAAAAGCTTCTGCCAGAAGTATCAGTGGCTTTGATCTCCATGCTGCATTCTCAGAATGTGCCGATTTGTTGCTCAGCTTTGGTGGACATACCATGGCAGCAGGAATGTCCATTGATCCTGTTAATCTGGAAGCATTTGAAAAACGATTCCAGGAAGTTGCTATGGCTCAGGTAACAGAAGAAATGATGCGACCTCGCTTAAAAATAGAGTCTATTATTGAATTTTCTGATATTAACTCCCAACTAATGGAGACGTTAAGACGCCTCGCTCCTTACGGACCTGGTAATATGCGTCCCCTCTTTGCCAGCCAAAATCTGGAAGTTATCGGCTATCCACGTCCAAAGATTGTGGGCAAGAATCACTTAAAATTGAAAGTGCGTCAGGGACGAACGATTCTGGACGCAATTGGGTTCGGAATGGCCGAGTCTCTGGAATTACTGTATTCTCAGAAGAATCTGGAAATGGCTTATGTCCTTGCTGAAAATGAATGGCAGGGTAGAAAAACTATCCAATTAGAGCTAAAAGATATTAGAGTAATGGCTTAG
- a CDS encoding glycine--tRNA ligase, with the protein MARLESFEKLVSLSKRRGFVFQSSEIYGGINACYDYGPLGVELKRNVKQAWWNAMTREYDNIVGLDAAILMHPKVWEASGHVGGFTDPLVDCKKCKTRFREDNLPEANMTSKECPECGGELTESRQFNLMFKTQMGAVEDTASTIYLRPETAQGIFVNFPNVVDTSRQQIPFGIAQIGKAFRNEITPGNFIFRTREFEQMEMQFFVNPDQADEWFETWMERRKAFYDTIGINPDNLRFHEHGPDELAHYARAAFDVEYKFPIGWSELEGIHNRADFDLKQHAEFSGKNMSYRDPQTNQVYTPFIIETSAGCDRTTLAVMCEAYEEETLEDGSVRTVMHFHPKLAPIKVAILPLVKKGGLKELATEIKDDLKRHFNVFYDEKGAIGRRYRRMDEAGTPYCATIDFDTLEDNAVTVRDRDSMDQIRVPIAELQAWLAERILTS; encoded by the coding sequence ATGGCACGTTTAGAAAGTTTTGAGAAGCTCGTATCTCTGTCAAAAAGACGGGGATTCGTATTTCAATCGAGTGAGATTTATGGCGGAATCAACGCCTGTTATGATTATGGACCTCTGGGTGTTGAGCTTAAAAGAAATGTAAAGCAGGCATGGTGGAATGCCATGACCAGGGAATATGATAATATTGTTGGTCTGGATGCAGCCATCCTCATGCACCCCAAAGTCTGGGAAGCCAGTGGTCATGTTGGTGGTTTTACCGATCCACTTGTGGATTGTAAAAAATGCAAAACTCGTTTTCGTGAGGATAACCTTCCTGAAGCAAATATGACTTCAAAGGAATGTCCAGAGTGTGGCGGTGAGCTTACTGAATCCAGACAATTCAATCTCATGTTCAAGACCCAGATGGGTGCTGTTGAAGATACTGCTTCTACTATTTATCTACGACCTGAAACTGCCCAGGGTATTTTTGTGAACTTCCCCAATGTGGTGGATACTTCCCGTCAGCAGATTCCTTTTGGAATTGCGCAGATTGGTAAAGCCTTTCGGAACGAGATAACCCCGGGAAACTTTATCTTCAGAACTCGTGAATTCGAGCAGATGGAAATGCAATTTTTTGTAAATCCTGATCAGGCAGATGAATGGTTTGAAACCTGGATGGAAAGGCGCAAGGCTTTCTATGATACCATCGGCATCAACCCCGATAACCTGCGCTTTCATGAACACGGTCCAGATGAGCTGGCCCATTATGCCCGTGCTGCTTTTGATGTGGAATATAAGTTTCCCATTGGTTGGAGCGAGTTGGAGGGAATTCATAACCGCGCAGATTTTGATTTGAAGCAACACGCTGAATTCTCAGGTAAGAATATGAGTTATAGAGATCCCCAGACAAATCAGGTTTATACCCCATTCATTATTGAGACCTCCGCTGGTTGTGATCGTACCACACTGGCAGTTATGTGTGAAGCTTATGAGGAAGAAACTTTAGAGGATGGCTCTGTTCGGACTGTCATGCATTTTCATCCAAAGCTGGCACCCATTAAGGTGGCTATTCTACCTTTGGTGAAAAAAGGTGGTTTGAAGGAGTTGGCTACGGAAATTAAGGATGACCTCAAGCGTCATTTTAATGTTTTTTATGATGAAAAAGGTGCCATTGGCCGCCGATATCGTCGTATGGATGAAGCTGGAACCCCCTATTGTGCGACCATCGATTTTGATACGCTTGAAGACAATGCTGTGACTGTGCGAGATAGGGATTCAATGGATCAGATTCGAGTACCAATCGCAGAGCTTCAGGCTTGGCTGGCTGAACGTATCCTGACCAGCTAA